In the Salinirubrum litoreum genome, one interval contains:
- a CDS encoding glucose 1-dehydrogenase: MNGISGKVALVTGGASGIGRATAMRFAEEGASVAVVDVAEDGGVQTVQSIRDMGGEAAFYKADVSSEADWTKLVADVVDDFGSIDCFHNNAGIEGDQAPLIAQTEDNWNRVIDINLKGVFFGLKHVIPQMQTQGGGAIVNTSSVAGLVGYENIAPYVASKHGVVGLTRTAALEHATENIRVNSVNPGVVDTPMVQRFVGDDPEARKAFEATEPVGRFADPEEIASAVVFLCSDDASFVTGYPLAVDGGMVAR; the protein is encoded by the coding sequence ATGAACGGAATCAGTGGCAAGGTTGCGCTCGTGACGGGTGGTGCATCGGGGATCGGCCGGGCGACCGCGATGCGGTTCGCCGAGGAAGGTGCGTCGGTCGCGGTCGTCGACGTCGCGGAAGACGGTGGCGTCCAGACGGTCCAGTCGATTCGGGACATGGGCGGCGAGGCGGCCTTCTACAAGGCCGACGTGAGCAGTGAAGCCGACTGGACCAAACTGGTCGCGGACGTGGTAGACGACTTCGGGTCCATCGACTGCTTCCACAACAACGCCGGGATCGAAGGCGACCAGGCACCCCTGATCGCACAGACCGAAGACAACTGGAACCGGGTGATCGACATCAACCTGAAGGGCGTCTTCTTCGGGCTGAAACACGTCATCCCGCAGATGCAGACCCAGGGTGGCGGGGCCATCGTCAACACCTCGTCTGTCGCGGGCCTCGTAGGGTACGAGAACATCGCACCCTACGTCGCCAGCAAGCACGGTGTGGTCGGCCTGACGCGCACCGCCGCGCTGGAACACGCGACCGAGAACATCCGCGTCAACTCGGTGAACCCCGGTGTCGTCGACACGCCGATGGTCCAGCGGTTCGTCGGCGACGATCCGGAGGCGCGAAAGGCGTTCGAGGCCACCGAACCGGTCGGCCGGTTCGCCGATCCCGAGGAGATCGCGTCCGCGGTCGTGTTCCTCTGCTCGGACGACGCCTCGTTCGTCACCGGCTACCCGCTGGCGGTCGACGGCGGGATGGTCGCACGCTGA
- a CDS encoding CPBP family intramembrane glutamic endopeptidase yields MTSHTDESADPVHSPSADAGPQTPPTDELDAGGGRGPNRRARAVAVAAGLTVAALVLGNLVALVVLVPLLLLGGGISPLLLVGISVFGVQVVGFVGVSLVYARRTGRRAVVVRRPTGRDALWVGGGVVAALLVAAAAGVVMTELGLEPTSGISDLGELDARVFLVLIPLSVLVIAPTEELLFRGVIQGRLRESFGPVAAVVGASLFFGSIHFLNFGGPLAARLAPTLAITLVSLLFGYGYERTGNLLVPVVMHGGYNAALLAVTYLSVVGV; encoded by the coding sequence ATGACCTCCCACACCGACGAGTCGGCCGACCCCGTCCACAGCCCCTCGGCCGACGCCGGTCCGCAGACACCGCCGACAGACGAACTCGATGCGGGCGGCGGGCGGGGCCCGAATCGACGAGCCCGCGCCGTGGCCGTCGCGGCCGGCCTGACCGTCGCCGCACTCGTTCTCGGTAACCTCGTCGCCCTCGTGGTTCTGGTACCGTTGCTCCTCCTGGGTGGCGGCATCTCGCCGCTTTTGCTCGTCGGCATTTCGGTGTTCGGCGTGCAGGTCGTCGGCTTCGTCGGCGTGAGCCTGGTGTACGCGCGACGAACCGGCAGGCGTGCGGTCGTCGTCCGGCGACCGACTGGCCGGGACGCGCTGTGGGTCGGCGGCGGTGTGGTCGCGGCGCTCCTCGTGGCGGCCGCCGCGGGTGTCGTGATGACCGAACTGGGGCTGGAACCGACGAGCGGCATCTCCGACCTCGGCGAACTCGACGCGCGGGTCTTCCTCGTACTGATCCCGCTGTCGGTGTTGGTCATCGCGCCGACCGAGGAACTGCTGTTCCGAGGTGTGATCCAGGGTCGACTCCGGGAGTCGTTCGGCCCGGTGGCGGCCGTCGTGGGCGCGAGTCTGTTCTTCGGGTCGATCCACTTCCTGAACTTCGGCGGCCCGCTGGCAGCCAGACTCGCGCCCACGCTGGCGATCACGCTGGTCTCGCTGTTGTTCGGCTACGGCTACGAGCGCACCGGGAACCTGCTCGTCCCGGTCGTCATGCACGGCGGGTACAATGCCGCCCTGCTCGCGGTGACGTATCTCTCGGTCGTCGGCGTCTGA
- a CDS encoding ribokinase, with amino-acid sequence MSRVVSVGSVNVDHVAYCDAETVESLSATYDWFPAPGETVRVESIPGEIEQYVSETHVGGKGANQSVAAALARPAEERGGDNPAAESVFLGKVGTDDDEWSVRETLADYGVDVSGVGVADCPTGSAHVFVDEAGENYIAIRAGANGRVDADYVATHAESILSADCLLLQNELPVATGAAVLDLIADAPADVGAAATATAADAADATATAADAADATATAADTTPTVLLDPAPADGAGRLVGHPAVDLLTPNESEYAWLSGESTAPGAPESDLLADFAGVVVRTRGAKDVLVEDRSVGETFAVTPPPVDPVDTTGAGDVFAGYLAGELACGRDLRAACRTAVAASACSTEREGVQTATPTRAEVREFAERVGFTLRE; translated from the coding sequence GTGTCACGGGTCGTCAGCGTCGGGAGCGTCAACGTCGATCACGTCGCCTACTGCGACGCCGAGACGGTCGAGTCGCTGTCGGCGACCTACGACTGGTTTCCCGCGCCCGGCGAGACGGTTCGCGTCGAGTCGATACCCGGCGAGATCGAACAGTACGTCTCCGAGACCCACGTCGGCGGGAAGGGTGCGAACCAGTCGGTCGCGGCCGCACTCGCTCGGCCTGCCGAGGAGCGTGGGGGTGACAACCCGGCGGCGGAGAGCGTCTTCCTCGGGAAGGTCGGCACCGACGACGACGAGTGGAGCGTCCGCGAGACACTCGCCGACTACGGCGTGGACGTGTCCGGCGTCGGCGTCGCGGACTGCCCGACCGGGAGCGCGCACGTCTTCGTCGACGAGGCGGGCGAGAACTACATCGCCATCCGGGCCGGCGCGAACGGCCGGGTCGACGCCGACTACGTGGCGACCCACGCCGAGTCGATCCTGTCTGCCGACTGTCTGCTCCTCCAGAACGAGTTGCCGGTCGCGACCGGCGCGGCGGTTCTCGATCTGATCGCGGACGCGCCGGCCGACGTCGGTGCCGCCGCCACCGCTACCGCCGCCGATGCCGCCGACGCCACTGCTACCGCCGCCGATGCCGCCGACGCCACCGCTACCGCCGCCGATACCACCCCGACCGTGCTTCTCGACCCAGCCCCGGCGGACGGCGCAGGGCGACTGGTCGGTCATCCGGCGGTCGATCTGCTCACGCCGAACGAGTCGGAGTACGCGTGGCTCTCCGGTGAGTCGACGGCACCGGGCGCACCCGAGTCGGATCTGCTCGCGGACTTCGCGGGTGTCGTCGTCCGGACGCGCGGGGCGAAGGACGTGCTGGTCGAAGATCGGTCTGTGGGAGAGACGTTCGCCGTCACGCCGCCGCCGGTCGACCCGGTGGACACCACCGGCGCGGGCGACGTGTTCGCGGGCTACCTCGCGGGGGAACTCGCCTGCGGGCGGGACCTGCGGGCGGCGTGTCGCACTGCGGTCGCGGCCTCGGCCTGTTCGACCGAACGCGAGGGTGTCCAGACCGCGACGCCGACGCGGGCCGAGGTCCGGGAGTTCGCAGAGCGCGTCGGCTTCACGCTCCGCGAGTGA
- a CDS encoding alkaline phosphatase family protein, translating into MGLFDRLRGQDNPRVAFIGIDGVPFSLLSQHPDEFPNFARMAEEGSAGAIDSIVPPESSACWPALTTGVNPGETGVYGFQDREVGSYDTYVPMGRDVQATRLWDRVMDAGMDATVMNVPVTFPPQRNVQRMVSGFLSPGVDKAAYPDDFRDYLESIDYRIDVNAKLGHRDDKSEFMADAHETLDKRYEAFQHVIEEDDWDLFFGVFMTTDRVNHFLFKDYEQETDDKPAFVEFYQKVDRYLGEIRDMLPEDVTMVVASDHGFTSLDYEVHFNTWLEENGWLSYADDDHEGLDDIADDTEAYSLIPGRFYINLEDREPRGSVPQSEYEAKRDELKAELEALEGPDGRKVCERVVEKEEAFRGDHDDIAPDLVVIPAHGFDLKAGFKGHEDVFGQGPRNGMHSFDNATLFVDDPDAHIDDADLYDIAPTILDLLEVDYARTELDGASLL; encoded by the coding sequence ATGGGTCTGTTCGACCGGCTACGCGGGCAAGACAACCCGCGTGTCGCCTTCATCGGTATCGACGGGGTTCCCTTCAGCCTCCTCTCTCAGCATCCCGACGAGTTCCCCAACTTCGCCCGGATGGCGGAGGAGGGGAGCGCCGGGGCCATCGACAGCATCGTCCCCCCGGAGTCGTCGGCCTGCTGGCCGGCGCTGACGACCGGCGTCAACCCCGGCGAGACGGGCGTCTACGGCTTTCAGGACCGGGAGGTCGGTTCGTACGACACCTACGTCCCGATGGGCCGTGACGTGCAGGCGACTCGCCTCTGGGATCGCGTGATGGACGCGGGGATGGACGCGACCGTGATGAACGTCCCCGTCACCTTCCCGCCCCAGCGCAACGTCCAGCGGATGGTCTCGGGCTTCCTCTCGCCGGGCGTCGACAAGGCCGCCTACCCCGACGACTTCCGCGACTACCTGGAGTCCATCGACTACCGGATCGACGTGAACGCGAAACTCGGGCACAGAGACGACAAGTCGGAGTTCATGGCCGACGCCCACGAGACACTCGACAAGCGGTACGAGGCCTTCCAGCACGTCATCGAGGAGGACGACTGGGACCTCTTCTTCGGCGTGTTCATGACCACCGACCGCGTCAACCACTTCCTGTTCAAAGACTACGAACAGGAGACCGACGACAAGCCCGCCTTCGTCGAGTTCTACCAGAAGGTCGACCGCTACCTCGGCGAGATTCGGGACATGCTCCCCGAGGACGTGACGATGGTCGTCGCCTCCGACCACGGGTTCACGTCGCTGGACTACGAGGTCCACTTCAACACGTGGCTCGAGGAGAACGGCTGGCTCTCCTACGCGGACGACGACCACGAGGGACTCGACGACATCGCCGACGACACCGAGGCCTACTCGCTGATCCCGGGTCGCTTCTACATCAACCTCGAAGACAGAGAACCGCGCGGGAGCGTCCCCCAGTCGGAGTACGAGGCGAAGCGCGACGAACTGAAGGCCGAACTCGAAGCCCTCGAAGGGCCGGACGGCCGGAAGGTGTGTGAGCGCGTCGTCGAGAAGGAGGAGGCGTTCCGTGGCGACCACGACGACATCGCGCCGGACCTGGTCGTCATCCCGGCGCACGGCTTCGACCTGAAAGCCGGCTTCAAGGGCCACGAGGACGTGTTCGGACAGGGCCCGCGAAACGGGATGCACAGCTTCGACAACGCGACCCTGTTCGTGGACGACCCCGATGCCCACATCGACGACGCCGACCTCTACGACATCGCCCCGACGATTCTCGACTTACTGGAGGTCGACTACGCCCGGACCGAACTCGACGGCGCGAGCCTACTGTAA
- a CDS encoding cold-shock protein, whose amino-acid sequence MAKGTVAFFNDTGGYGFIETEDADDDVFFHMEDVGGPDLEEGQEVEFEIEQADKGPRAKNLTRL is encoded by the coding sequence ATGGCGAAAGGAACGGTTGCGTTCTTCAACGACACTGGCGGCTACGGCTTCATCGAGACAGAGGATGCGGACGACGACGTGTTCTTCCACATGGAAGACGTCGGGGGTCCCGACCTCGAAGAGGGCCAAGAGGTAGAGTTCGAGATCGAGCAGGCGGACAAGGGACCGCGCGCGAAGAACCTGACCCGACTGTAA
- a CDS encoding cold-shock protein, which produces MATGTVDFFNDTGGYGFIETEDSDEDVFFHMEDVGGPDLEEGQEVEFEIEQADKGPRAKNLTRL; this is translated from the coding sequence ATGGCAACCGGAACTGTGGACTTCTTCAACGACACTGGCGGCTACGGCTTTATCGAAACTGAGGACTCCGACGAGGACGTGTTCTTCCACATGGAGGACGTCGGCGGCCCTGACCTCGAAGAGGGGCAGGAAGTCGAGTTCGAGATCGAGCAGGCGGACAAGGGTCCGCGTGCGAAGAACCTGACGCGGCTGTAA
- a CDS encoding putative quinol monooxygenase, translating into MAESNYALQAHLHAKPEKADEVAEFLESALPKAEAEEDTTTWFALRLDETTFGIFDTFADEDGRQAHLDGEIAEELLSRADELFAEPPQIDEIEVLAAKHSE; encoded by the coding sequence ATGGCCGAGTCCAACTACGCACTCCAGGCGCACCTGCACGCGAAACCCGAGAAGGCCGACGAGGTCGCCGAGTTCCTCGAATCGGCACTCCCGAAGGCCGAAGCCGAGGAGGACACCACCACGTGGTTCGCACTCCGACTCGACGAGACCACCTTCGGCATCTTCGACACCTTCGCCGACGAGGACGGTCGGCAGGCGCACCTCGACGGCGAGATCGCAGAGGAACTGCTGAGCCGTGCCGACGAACTGTTCGCAGAACCGCCGCAGATCGACGAGATCGAGGTGCTGGCCGCGAAACACTCCGAGTAA
- a CDS encoding helix-turn-helix transcriptional regulator, whose product MTPGLSRRLHRQTRRGDSARADPETQADPPDDDTARTRWRDLSGFQRDCLEAIATLDERPGHPPTGVRLIEFLGASYDAAVNRSRVYQNLDRLVADDLVVKGDIDRRTNGYSLSPTGRRVLDAGASALADAVDGDRRDP is encoded by the coding sequence ATGACACCCGGACTCAGTCGGCGACTGCACCGGCAGACCCGCCGAGGCGACAGCGCCCGCGCCGACCCCGAGACACAGGCCGACCCGCCGGACGACGACACGGCCCGGACACGGTGGCGCGACCTCTCGGGGTTCCAGCGCGACTGCCTCGAAGCCATCGCCACGCTGGACGAGCGACCCGGCCACCCGCCGACCGGCGTGCGACTCATCGAGTTTCTCGGAGCGAGCTACGACGCGGCCGTGAACCGGAGCCGCGTCTACCAGAACCTCGACCGACTCGTCGCCGACGACCTCGTCGTGAAGGGCGACATCGACCGCCGGACGAACGGCTACTCGCTGTCGCCGACTGGCCGGCGCGTCCTCGACGCCGGTGCCAGCGCGCTCGCGGACGCGGTCGACGGCGACCGGCGTGATCCGTGA
- a CDS encoding glycosyltransferase family 2 protein codes for MQLSVVVPTLNGRDQLATSLDSLAEYAPDAEVIVVNGPSADGTTGMVRARDDVDALIEISDRTLNVARNAGIETASGDVVAFLGHDLAIEETWRESVETGLADADAVTGPTHRTLRAGMTTEEAEHRDIAGRHVTYFNGSNVAVRRDALETIDGFDEYLETGGARDAAHRLAGADYAVDWQSKMSVRCEYEADGGVTRRDWGWKYRALTYRLVKNYGLRPTVALRTLSHAGSDAVATARDVARGDAVPSSWFGNGRDVVVGIATGGSDGLVARARDRSSARNPHGVSKRGDRAVARYDWR; via the coding sequence ATGCAGCTCTCGGTCGTCGTCCCGACACTCAACGGTCGGGACCAGCTCGCCACGAGTCTCGACTCGCTGGCCGAGTACGCACCCGACGCCGAGGTGATCGTGGTCAACGGTCCCTCCGCAGACGGGACGACCGGGATGGTCAGAGCCCGCGACGACGTGGACGCGCTGATCGAGATCTCCGATCGGACGCTGAACGTCGCCCGCAACGCCGGCATCGAGACGGCCAGCGGCGACGTGGTCGCCTTCCTCGGTCACGACCTCGCCATCGAGGAGACCTGGCGCGAGTCGGTGGAGACGGGACTCGCAGACGCCGATGCCGTGACCGGCCCGACCCACCGGACGCTCCGGGCCGGCATGACGACCGAGGAGGCCGAACACCGCGACATCGCGGGCCGCCACGTCACCTACTTCAACGGCTCGAACGTCGCGGTCCGCCGGGACGCACTGGAGACGATCGACGGCTTCGACGAGTACCTGGAGACCGGCGGTGCGCGCGACGCCGCCCACCGACTCGCCGGGGCGGACTACGCGGTCGACTGGCAGTCGAAGATGAGCGTCCGGTGTGAGTACGAGGCCGACGGCGGCGTCACTCGGCGCGACTGGGGCTGGAAGTACCGCGCGCTGACCTACCGACTGGTGAAGAACTACGGACTCCGGCCGACGGTCGCGCTCCGGACGCTCTCACACGCCGGGAGCGACGCGGTGGCGACCGCCAGAGACGTGGCTCGCGGCGACGCGGTGCCCTCCTCGTGGTTCGGCAACGGCCGGGACGTCGTCGTCGGTATCGCCACCGGCGGCTCCGACGGCCTGGTCGCACGAGCACGCGACCGCTCCTCGGCCCGGAATCCCCACGGCGTCTCGAAGCGCGGTGATCGCGCGGTCGCACGCTACGACTGGCGCTGA
- a CDS encoding YqaA family protein, translating to MSELSLSLPLSTGGPFGWLERLVETATGWFGLVIIFVYSFLIAFALPGVSEVVLLAPLDLGLPYWAKMSAIILTSGLGKAAGSVFAFHIGQEAKDSGLIIGWLRRSRFDIIEWSEKQTVKIAQKWGYLGLALALCVPGFPDTLSIYAFAVLEEDYYKFALATFFGSVGRLVLWLAGAETLVTLVEFL from the coding sequence ATGTCGGAGTTGTCGCTCTCGTTGCCGTTGAGCACCGGCGGCCCGTTCGGCTGGCTCGAACGACTCGTCGAGACCGCGACCGGGTGGTTCGGTCTCGTCATCATCTTCGTCTACTCGTTTCTGATCGCCTTCGCGCTCCCCGGCGTGAGCGAGGTCGTCCTGCTCGCGCCGCTCGATCTGGGGCTGCCCTACTGGGCGAAGATGTCGGCGATCATCCTCACCAGCGGTCTCGGGAAGGCCGCCGGGAGCGTCTTCGCGTTCCACATCGGGCAGGAGGCGAAAGACTCCGGGCTGATCATCGGCTGGCTCCGGCGGTCCCGGTTCGACATCATCGAGTGGTCCGAGAAGCAGACGGTGAAGATCGCCCAGAAGTGGGGCTACCTCGGACTGGCGCTGGCGCTGTGTGTGCCGGGGTTCCCGGACACGCTGTCCATCTACGCCTTCGCCGTGCTGGAGGAGGACTACTACAAGTTCGCGCTGGCGACCTTCTTCGGTAGTGTCGGCCGACTCGTCCTCTGGCTTGCGGGCGCGGAGACGCTCGTCACGCTGGTCGAGTTCCTCTGA
- the mfnA gene encoding tyrosine decarboxylase MfnA: MQRAAPQEFTRVLSSMCTEPHPVAREAAERFLATNPGDPATYQQIADLERRAVETLGEITRLDAPHGYIASGGTESNIQAVRAARNLARRDDPNVVAPESIHFSFQKAAEVLGVELRIAPVGDDYRANLDAIAEHTDEDTVLVAGVAGSTEYGRVDPIPDLADVAHDHDALMHVDAAWGGFALPFTDYAWDFADAPVDTMAIDPHKLGQAAVPAGGLLAREKRVVDALAVDTPYLESTSQATLTGTRSGAGVASAEAAMRELWPGGYRTQFEVSMSDAAWLADQLADRGFEVVEPTLPLVAVDVPESLFSALRERGWRISRTATGELRVVCMPHVTREQLSAFVADVDALR; the protein is encoded by the coding sequence ATGCAGCGTGCCGCCCCGCAGGAGTTCACGCGCGTCCTCTCGTCGATGTGTACCGAACCACATCCCGTGGCGCGCGAGGCGGCCGAACGCTTTCTCGCCACGAACCCCGGCGACCCCGCGACCTACCAGCAGATCGCGGACCTCGAACGCCGCGCCGTCGAGACGCTGGGTGAGATCACCCGACTCGACGCGCCGCACGGCTACATCGCCAGCGGGGGCACCGAGTCGAACATCCAGGCGGTCAGGGCCGCCCGGAACCTCGCCAGACGGGACGACCCGAACGTCGTCGCCCCGGAGTCCATCCACTTCAGTTTCCAGAAGGCCGCCGAGGTACTGGGCGTCGAACTCCGGATCGCCCCGGTGGGCGACGACTACCGCGCGAACCTCGACGCCATCGCCGAGCACACCGACGAGGACACGGTCCTCGTGGCCGGTGTCGCCGGCAGTACCGAGTACGGGCGCGTCGATCCGATCCCCGACCTCGCCGACGTCGCGCACGACCACGACGCACTCATGCACGTCGACGCGGCGTGGGGTGGGTTCGCGCTCCCCTTCACCGACTACGCGTGGGACTTCGCCGACGCGCCCGTCGACACGATGGCGATCGACCCTCACAAACTCGGCCAGGCGGCCGTCCCCGCCGGTGGACTCCTCGCCCGCGAGAAGCGAGTCGTGGACGCGCTGGCGGTCGACACGCCGTACCTCGAATCGACCTCGCAGGCGACCCTGACCGGAACGCGCTCGGGGGCGGGCGTGGCGAGCGCCGAGGCCGCGATGCGGGAACTGTGGCCCGGCGGCTACCGGACCCAGTTCGAGGTGTCGATGTCCGACGCCGCGTGGCTGGCCGACCAACTGGCAGACCGTGGCTTCGAGGTGGTCGAGCCGACGCTCCCGCTGGTCGCGGTCGACGTGCCCGAGTCGCTGTTCTCGGCGCTCCGGGAGCGTGGCTGGCGCATCTCCCGGACCGCCACGGGCGAGTTGCGCGTCGTCTGTATGCCCCACGTGACCCGCGAACAGCTCTCGGCGTTCGTCGCCGACGTCGACGCGCTCCGGTGA
- a CDS encoding nucleoside hydrolase, whose translation MDAERRRVIVDTDTAGDDTQAILLSLLSDRATVEGLTMVAGNVEFEYEVENAKYTLQLAGREDVPVYEGAEEPLLKEHEYADYVHGEGGLGGDRFPDTGIDSADDHAVDFILDTVRESPGEVSLLCIGPLTNIALALKREPNLDELVDEVWIMGGAVNCLGNVIPSAEYNFWVDPDAAKLVVRDLDCHLVDWGLTVDASTFGPAEYDRIADADTPYATFFREITEPVREFTKAEQGLDGVTQPDSLAAALLFYPELRGESGTYYADVDEREGVTRGHSAVDETGMLDEEARTTVWHSADAEAFTDVMVSMLREGDPDAAVE comes from the coding sequence ATGGACGCCGAGCGCCGACGAGTGATCGTCGACACCGACACCGCTGGCGACGACACACAGGCCATCCTGCTGAGCCTACTCTCCGACCGGGCGACGGTCGAGGGACTGACGATGGTCGCCGGCAACGTCGAGTTCGAGTACGAGGTCGAGAACGCGAAGTACACCCTCCAGTTGGCCGGCCGCGAGGACGTGCCGGTGTACGAGGGGGCCGAGGAACCACTGCTGAAGGAGCACGAGTACGCCGACTACGTCCACGGCGAGGGCGGTCTCGGCGGCGACCGCTTTCCGGACACGGGCATCGACTCGGCCGACGACCACGCCGTGGACTTCATCCTCGATACGGTTCGGGAGTCGCCGGGCGAGGTCAGCCTGCTGTGTATCGGCCCGCTGACCAACATCGCGCTGGCGCTCAAGCGGGAACCGAACCTCGACGAGTTGGTCGACGAGGTGTGGATCATGGGCGGCGCGGTCAACTGTCTCGGCAACGTCATCCCCTCTGCGGAGTACAACTTCTGGGTCGACCCCGACGCCGCGAAACTCGTCGTCCGCGACCTTGACTGTCACCTCGTGGACTGGGGACTGACGGTCGACGCCTCCACCTTCGGGCCGGCGGAGTACGACCGCATCGCGGACGCCGACACGCCATACGCGACCTTCTTCCGAGAGATCACCGAACCGGTCCGGGAGTTCACCAAGGCGGAACAGGGACTCGACGGCGTGACCCAACCGGACTCGCTCGCGGCCGCCCTGCTGTTCTACCCGGAACTGCGCGGCGAGTCGGGGACCTACTACGCCGACGTGGACGAACGCGAGGGCGTGACGCGGGGCCACAGCGCGGTCGACGAGACCGGGATGTTGGACGAGGAGGCACGGACGACCGTCTGGCACTCGGCGGACGCCGAGGCGTTCACGGACGTCATGGTCTCGATGCTGCGCGAGGGCGACCCGGACGCGGCAGTGGAGTGA
- a CDS encoding LiaF transmembrane domain-containing protein, with product MAYTRLSPRVLFGAVVVLVGVLLLASTTGVYDTGRLLVYVPSLLILVGLVSLVTDWRGNLGGSLLLIVLGGVWQAVALDLLTWGEAVAYWPVLLILFGLSLVLGRLGTRAVGTDDDWLDLLAVLGGRVARATSQTFRGADTTVVFGGIDLDLRDAEVVDPPARIDVRAVFGGVELAVPRDWNVRLDVVPVLGAAEDERLRTERDHEAVDLVVGGFVAFGGVSVTD from the coding sequence ATGGCATACACTCGTCTCTCCCCACGCGTCCTGTTCGGTGCGGTCGTCGTCCTCGTCGGCGTCCTGCTGCTGGCGAGTACGACCGGCGTCTACGACACCGGCCGACTGCTGGTGTACGTCCCCTCGCTCCTGATCCTCGTCGGACTCGTCTCGCTCGTGACCGACTGGCGCGGGAACCTCGGTGGCTCGCTCCTCCTGATCGTCCTCGGCGGGGTCTGGCAGGCGGTCGCGCTCGACCTCCTCACCTGGGGCGAGGCGGTCGCCTACTGGCCGGTCCTACTGATCCTGTTCGGCCTCTCGCTCGTGCTCGGGCGACTCGGGACCCGCGCCGTGGGCACCGACGACGACTGGCTGGACCTCCTCGCGGTTCTCGGGGGGCGGGTCGCACGGGCGACCTCCCAGACGTTCCGAGGTGCGGACACGACGGTCGTCTTCGGGGGAATCGACCTCGATCTGCGCGACGCCGAGGTCGTCGACCCGCCGGCCCGCATCGACGTGCGGGCGGTGTTCGGCGGCGTCGAACTCGCGGTCCCGCGCGACTGGAACGTCCGACTCGACGTGGTGCCGGTGCTCGGCGCGGCCGAGGACGAACGACTGCGGACCGAGCGCGACCACGAGGCGGTCGACCTGGTGGTCGGGGGGTTCGTCGCCTTCGGCGGCGTCTCGGTGACGGATTGA